A genome region from Candidatus Methylomirabilis sp. includes the following:
- a CDS encoding PsbP-related protein — protein sequence MTRGFPRGLLLLAVGLALGGCVSLPWHPTGGPYASEAEHFSVELPKGWMRLNTEEDLLITRDGLLLQYILIERVRVDEPLKNTKKTFARGMLPQAVAEVILDNIASSQSVLDLQVKENRPVQVGGHRGFRLVYTHKNKDGLRFRSVLHGLLAGNAFYGIRYTAAERHYFAKDLRTFEQVLTSFKLAKVT from the coding sequence ATGACCAGGGGGTTTCCGAGAGGGCTGCTCCTCCTGGCCGTCGGGCTTGCCCTCGGCGGCTGTGTCAGCCTGCCGTGGCACCCCACGGGCGGCCCGTACGCGTCGGAGGCGGAGCACTTCTCCGTCGAGCTCCCGAAGGGCTGGATGCGCCTCAACACGGAAGAGGACCTGCTCATCACGCGAGACGGCCTGCTCCTGCAGTACATCCTGATCGAGCGGGTCCGGGTGGATGAGCCGCTGAAGAATACGAAGAAGACCTTCGCGAGAGGCATGCTGCCGCAAGCGGTCGCCGAGGTCATCCTGGACAACATCGCCTCCTCCCAGAGCGTGCTCGACCTCCAGGTGAAGGAGAACCGGCCCGTTCAGGTCGGCGGGCATCGGGGGTTCCGCCTCGTCTACACCCACAAGAACAAGGACGGCCTCCGCTTCCGGAGCGTCCTCCACGGACTGCTGGCGGGCAACGCCTTCTACGGCATCCGCTACACGGCGGCGGAGCGGCACTACTTCGCCAAGGACCTCAGGACCTTCGAGCAGGTCCTCACGAGCTTCAAGCTGGCCAAGGTCACCTGA